A region from the Aegilops tauschii subsp. strangulata cultivar AL8/78 chromosome 5, Aet v6.0, whole genome shotgun sequence genome encodes:
- the LOC109771184 gene encoding uncharacterized protein — protein MSSTRARRSGGRQFAVGGRWRHVAVVDTGCGCRPRRLRLPLMSLPSFLRPSVTRSGSSSRSSSLFPSSASTASSASAATYSSYSSSSNYANYPASAHVYKHHQEPAVPYEVTAKASAPVARNKAGSRAKKRREKMAVPAEEEEEEDVGVAVEKESSDPRADFRDSMVQMVVEMGLCDWDGLRCMLRRLLALNAPRHHAAILAAFAEVCAQLASEPPPPPPPAYQYDYYY, from the coding sequence ATGTCATCGACGAGAgcgcggcggagcggcggccggCAGTTCGCGGTGGGCGGCCGGTGGCGGCACGTGGCCGTGGTGGACACGGGGTGCGGGTGCCGCCCGCGCCGGCTGAGGCTGCCGCTCATGAGCCTGCCGTCCTTCCTCCGCCCGTCGGTGACCAGGAGCGGCAGCAGCTCCCGCTCGTCATCCTTGTTCCcctcctccgcctccaccgcGTCGTCTGCCTCCGCCGCCACCTACTCCTCGTACTCCTCCTCCAGTAACTATGCCAACTACCCCGCCTCCGCCCACGTCTACAAGCACCACCAGGAGCCTGCAGTGCCCTACGAGGTCACGGCCAAGGCGTCGGCGCCGGTTGCGAGGAACAAGGCGGGCAGCAGGGCGAAGAAGAGGCGCGAGAAGATGGCAGTGCCggccgaggaagaggaggaggaggacgtcgGGGTGGCGGTAGAGAAGGAGTCGTCGGACCCCCGGGCCGACTTCCGTGACAGCATGGTGCAGATGGTGGTGGAGATGGGGCTCTGCGACTGGGACGGCCTCCGCTGCATGCTTCGCCGCCTGCTCGCCCTCAACGCGCCGCGCCACCACGCCGCCATCCTCGCTGCCTTCGCCGAGGTCTGCGCCCAGCTCGCCTCGgagcctcccccgccgccgcctccggcgTATCAATACGACTACTACTACTGA